In a single window of the Pandoraea pulmonicola genome:
- a CDS encoding M48 family metalloprotease has protein sequence MASALVPVMAATTFAAAVLPTQAAAQSLPTLGQSSASDLSPAMERKLGERVMREIRADPDYLSDLLLSDYVNALGGKLVSATRKVGLDASQSFEFFVVRDAAINAFSLPGGFIGINTGLIVTTRTESELASVVGHETGHVLQHHIARMLGQQAQNSWIALGGMLLGLLAGIGARSSDLGMGIAMGGQGLAVDRQLRFSRDAEREADRVGFQLLQASGFDTYAMATFFERLQRADAINEAGVPEYVRTHPLTNERIADMLNRSRNAGYRQPEQSPEYVFVRARALVLQQKSASDYAAVAEAQRTHIRTQTAPSVAGAWYAVALAEFKQRRWEPARDALEKAKSAFGGTGPGTPSLAVLDSDIARLSGKPEEALRIARQARTAFPLSQAADMAYADALIASQRVPEATQFLQSQVERYRGEPIWWRALAGAWAASGKRARQHSALAEQYALQGQWMAAVSQLKLARDAGDADFYEMSTIDARLHEFQRRYKEDKEDEKDFNKQFG, from the coding sequence GTGGCATCGGCGTTGGTGCCGGTGATGGCGGCGACGACGTTCGCCGCCGCCGTGCTGCCGACACAGGCCGCCGCACAGTCGCTGCCGACGCTCGGTCAGAGCTCGGCGTCGGACCTCTCGCCGGCGATGGAGCGCAAGCTCGGCGAGCGGGTGATGCGCGAGATTCGCGCCGATCCCGACTATCTGTCCGATCTGCTGCTCTCCGATTACGTCAACGCGCTCGGCGGCAAGCTCGTCTCCGCCACGCGCAAGGTCGGGCTGGACGCGAGCCAGAGCTTTGAATTCTTCGTCGTGCGCGACGCGGCGATCAACGCGTTCTCGCTGCCCGGCGGTTTCATCGGCATCAACACCGGACTGATTGTCACGACACGCACCGAGTCGGAACTGGCGTCGGTCGTCGGTCACGAGACGGGGCACGTGCTGCAGCATCACATCGCGCGCATGCTGGGCCAGCAGGCGCAGAATTCGTGGATCGCGCTCGGCGGCATGTTGCTCGGGCTGCTCGCGGGTATCGGTGCGCGCAGCTCCGATCTGGGGATGGGGATTGCCATGGGCGGGCAGGGTCTGGCCGTCGACCGGCAGTTGCGCTTCTCGCGCGACGCCGAGCGCGAGGCGGATCGCGTCGGTTTTCAGTTGCTGCAGGCGTCTGGCTTCGATACGTATGCCATGGCGACGTTTTTCGAGCGCCTGCAACGCGCCGACGCCATCAACGAAGCCGGCGTGCCGGAATACGTGCGGACGCACCCGCTGACCAACGAGCGGATCGCCGACATGCTCAATCGCTCGCGCAATGCAGGGTATCGCCAACCGGAGCAATCGCCGGAGTACGTGTTCGTGCGGGCGCGCGCGCTCGTCCTGCAGCAGAAGTCCGCGAGCGACTATGCCGCCGTGGCGGAGGCGCAGCGCACTCACATCCGCACGCAAACGGCGCCGAGCGTGGCGGGCGCCTGGTATGCGGTGGCGCTCGCGGAATTCAAGCAACGACGCTGGGAGCCGGCGCGCGACGCGCTGGAGAAAGCGAAGTCGGCGTTCGGCGGCACGGGGCCGGGCACACCGAGTCTGGCGGTGCTGGACTCGGACATCGCGCGTCTATCGGGAAAGCCGGAAGAGGCGCTGCGCATCGCCAGGCAGGCCCGCACGGCGTTCCCGCTGTCGCAGGCAGCCGACATGGCCTACGCCGATGCGCTGATTGCGAGCCAGCGCGTTCCGGAGGCGACGCAGTTCCTGCAATCGCAAGTCGAGCGCTATCGCGGCGAACCGATCTGGTGGCGCGCTCTCGCGGGCGCGTGGGCGGCGTCGGGCAAGCGCGCGCGTCAGCATTCGGCGCTTGCCGAACAATACGCGTTGCAGGGGCAATGGATGGCGGCCGTCAGCCAGCTCAAACTCGCGCGCGACGCCGGCGACGCGGACTTCTACGAGATGTCGACCATCGACGCGCGGCTGCACGAATTCCAGCGTCGCTACAAGGAAGACAAGGAAGACGAGAAGGACTTCAACAAGCAGTTCGGATGA
- the moaC gene encoding cyclic pyranopterin monophosphate synthase MoaC, producing MAELTHFDTAGQAHMVDVGGKDSTHRVAVARGTIRMKPETLALIRTGTAKKGDVLGIARIAAIQGAKRTADLIPLCHPLALTRVTVEFLVDDGANAVHCRAQVETIGRTGVEMEALTAVQVGLLTIYDMCKAVDRGMTMTDVRVLEKHGGKSGDWVAQV from the coding sequence ATGGCAGAACTCACGCACTTCGACACCGCCGGTCAGGCCCATATGGTTGACGTCGGCGGCAAGGACAGCACGCATCGCGTGGCCGTCGCGCGCGGCACCATCCGGATGAAACCGGAAACGCTGGCGCTCATTCGCACCGGTACCGCGAAGAAAGGCGACGTGCTCGGCATTGCACGCATCGCCGCCATTCAGGGCGCGAAGCGCACGGCCGATCTCATTCCGCTGTGCCACCCGCTCGCCCTCACGCGGGTGACGGTCGAGTTCCTCGTGGACGACGGCGCGAACGCCGTGCACTGCCGCGCGCAGGTCGAGACCATCGGTCGCACCGGCGTGGAAATGGAAGCACTCACCGCCGTGCAGGTCGGGCTGCTCACGATCTACGACATGTGCAAGGCGGTCGATCGCGGCATGACCATGACCGACGTGCGCGTACTGGAAAAGCATGGCGGCAAGTCGGGAGACTGGGTGGCGCAGGTCTGA
- a CDS encoding EamA family transporter, whose amino-acid sequence MTTATSSSRVRWTDALLTAFAPMIWGSTYIVTTQLLPPDRPFTAALIRVLPSGLLLLFYARRWPARGEWGRLLVLSALNIGAFQALLFVAAYRLPGGLAAVVGAIQPLLVMALVWGVEHRRPLLPTVWAAVAGVVGMAVLLLSPGTVFEPIGILAALAGAASMATGTYLTRRWRPQMPVLALTGWQLWLGGLMLAPLAAWFDPPLPSLTLWQTLGYLYLSMAGALLAYALWFRGIARLAPVAVSSLGLLSPLTAVILGWVLLDQAIKGFAFVGLAMVFASILAVQWTASRA is encoded by the coding sequence ATGACAACTGCGACTTCCTCTTCGCGAGTGCGCTGGACCGATGCGCTGCTCACAGCGTTCGCGCCCATGATCTGGGGTTCGACCTACATCGTGACGACGCAACTGCTGCCACCCGACCGGCCGTTTACGGCGGCGCTCATTCGCGTGCTGCCGTCGGGATTGCTGTTGCTGTTCTATGCGCGACGCTGGCCGGCGCGCGGCGAATGGGGACGACTGCTGGTGCTCTCGGCGCTCAATATCGGCGCGTTCCAGGCGTTGCTGTTCGTTGCCGCGTATCGGCTGCCGGGCGGACTGGCGGCGGTTGTCGGGGCGATCCAGCCGCTGCTCGTGATGGCGCTGGTCTGGGGTGTGGAGCATCGTCGTCCCTTGCTGCCGACCGTGTGGGCGGCGGTGGCGGGCGTCGTCGGCATGGCGGTGCTGTTGCTTTCGCCAGGGACGGTGTTCGAGCCGATCGGCATTCTCGCGGCGCTCGCCGGCGCGGCGAGCATGGCGACGGGGACTTATCTCACGCGCCGCTGGCGTCCTCAAATGCCGGTGCTCGCGCTCACGGGCTGGCAGTTGTGGCTTGGGGGGCTGATGCTCGCGCCGCTCGCCGCGTGGTTCGATCCACCGCTGCCTTCGCTGACGCTGTGGCAAACGCTGGGCTATCTCTATCTGTCGATGGCGGGGGCGTTGCTGGCTTATGCGCTGTGGTTTCGGGGGATTGCGCGGCTGGCGCCGGTGGCGGTGTCGTCGCTCGGGCTGCTCAGCCCGCTGACCGCCGTGATACTCGGTTGGGTGTTGCTCGATCAGGCGATCAAGGGCTTCGCATTCGTCGGGCTCGCGATGGTGTTCGCGAGCATTCTGGCGGTGCAGTGGACGGCGTCGCGCGCTTGA
- a CDS encoding MarR family winged helix-turn-helix transcriptional regulator, translating to MTTGSTGKRKAQAHQPETSEAPGTGAPSGSTTDHGDAVDRILAQWHRERPDLDVSPMGVIGRLKRCAALVQQQLDETFAEFEMSGWEFDMLATLRRSGAPYRLAPTALFSTLMVTSGTMTHRLQRLEARGWIARVPNAEDARSMLVELTTEGFELIERAVEAHVANEHRMLAPLSPASLQQIDAGLSAWLRALEAGR from the coding sequence ATGACGACCGGATCGACGGGTAAACGCAAGGCGCAAGCACATCAGCCCGAAACATCGGAAGCGCCCGGCACGGGAGCCCCCTCCGGCAGCACCACAGATCACGGCGATGCGGTCGACCGGATCCTTGCGCAATGGCATCGCGAGCGCCCGGATCTGGACGTCTCGCCGATGGGCGTGATCGGCCGCCTCAAGCGCTGCGCGGCGCTGGTTCAGCAGCAGCTCGACGAGACATTCGCCGAATTCGAAATGAGCGGATGGGAGTTCGACATGCTGGCGACGTTGCGTCGCTCGGGGGCGCCGTACCGGCTCGCGCCGACTGCCCTCTTCTCCACGTTGATGGTGACCTCCGGCACGATGACGCACCGCCTGCAGCGCCTGGAAGCACGCGGCTGGATCGCACGCGTGCCGAACGCGGAAGATGCCCGCAGCATGCTCGTCGAGCTCACGACCGAGGGCTTCGAACTGATCGAGCGGGCGGTCGAGGCCCACGTCGCGAATGAACACCGCATGCTGGCGCCGCTCTCGCCGGCGTCACTCCAGCAGATCGACGCCGGCCTGAGCGCCTGGTTACGGGCGCTCGAGGCCGGGCGTTGA
- a CDS encoding MFS transporter — MSKALRIFVLFACGYFVSYVYRGVNIGFAPLMTRDLGLSSADLGLLTSLYFLGFAGAQLPAGVLLDRFGPRRVASLVLLLAAAGAALFGFAQGVGTLMAGRLLIGVGVSVCLGSAFKALAQWFPVARLPLLNGLVMAVGGLGGVVVGTPLNWLLGMTDWRVVSFALAALTVFMSAALWFGAPEKPGAHAQGGLREALDGVRQVLSSGMFWKVTSLSGITQGVFYAMQSLWMAPFMRDVEGLSPAEAASLVSVVGLAMMAGSVVFGAAARSLERRGVSVFAFSGVGMVLFVAVQLLLMLRTPIPPVWLWAAYGIFGGTGILSYAVLAEHFHGTLIGRVNTSLTLVIFVLIFLCQVGVGAVLGAYEAHSADAHFTAWTILVVLQVLGAVWYFWPQRQRVGKVAAA; from the coding sequence ATGTCCAAAGCGCTTCGCATCTTTGTCCTGTTCGCCTGCGGGTATTTCGTCTCCTACGTGTACCGCGGCGTGAATATCGGTTTCGCGCCTTTAATGACGCGCGACCTGGGCCTGTCGTCGGCCGACCTCGGCTTGCTGACGAGCCTCTATTTCCTAGGTTTCGCCGGCGCGCAGCTCCCGGCCGGCGTGCTGCTCGACAGGTTTGGCCCGCGCCGGGTCGCATCGCTGGTCCTGCTGCTTGCGGCGGCCGGTGCGGCACTCTTCGGTTTTGCGCAGGGCGTGGGCACCTTGATGGCAGGGCGCCTGCTGATCGGCGTTGGCGTGTCGGTGTGCCTGGGCAGCGCGTTCAAGGCGCTCGCGCAGTGGTTCCCGGTGGCGCGTCTGCCGTTGCTCAACGGCCTGGTGATGGCCGTGGGCGGCCTGGGCGGCGTCGTCGTCGGCACGCCGCTCAACTGGCTGCTCGGCATGACGGACTGGCGCGTGGTGTCATTCGCGCTGGCGGCCCTCACCGTCTTCATGTCGGCGGCGCTGTGGTTCGGCGCGCCGGAGAAGCCGGGCGCGCACGCGCAAGGAGGGCTGCGCGAGGCGCTCGATGGCGTGCGTCAGGTGCTGAGCAGCGGAATGTTCTGGAAGGTGACGTCGCTCTCCGGCATCACGCAGGGCGTGTTCTACGCGATGCAGTCGCTGTGGATGGCGCCGTTCATGCGTGACGTGGAAGGGCTCTCGCCGGCGGAGGCGGCGTCGCTGGTCTCGGTCGTGGGGCTTGCGATGATGGCCGGCAGCGTGGTGTTCGGCGCCGCTGCGCGCTCGCTGGAGCGGCGCGGTGTGAGCGTGTTCGCTTTCTCGGGCGTCGGCATGGTGCTGTTCGTCGCGGTGCAGTTGCTGCTGATGCTGCGCACGCCGATTCCGCCGGTCTGGCTCTGGGCTGCTTACGGCATCTTCGGCGGTACGGGCATTCTCTCGTACGCGGTGCTCGCCGAGCATTTTCACGGCACCTTGATCGGGCGCGTGAACACGTCGCTCACGCTCGTCATCTTCGTGCTGATTTTCCTGTGCCAGGTCGGTGTGGGCGCGGTGCTCGGCGCGTATGAGGCTCACAGTGCCGACGCGCACTTCACGGCGTGGACGATCCTTGTCGTGCTGCAGGTGCTGGGCGCGGTGTGGTACTTCTGGCCGCAACGTCAGCGCGTCGGCAAGGTCGCGGCGGCCTGA
- a CDS encoding LysR substrate-binding domain-containing protein: MFPHLPPFQSLRALEAAARHRSFTRAAEELNLTHSAVSHHMRSLEQQLGTALFRRVGARMIPTSVGARLAERIRIGMSELDEAFTEARAGTAAGAAPSTVRLEVSVMTDLAAQWMIPRLARFSERHPGIDLMVRIHADIAAPDPYSVDVGVWHQRVEETGFVTRKLLDDYVVAVCHPDLIARIPDFTVADTPKLPMLRFAHRSWRDWLVAAGLPPHEPTRGPIFDDSGLLLRAAIAGQGVATTRSLLVRDTLAAGELVQIGDIRIPPSLEYHVSWRENHPRERAIHAFWQWMQDEIAATAPLGPPLAPGGGHTA, encoded by the coding sequence ATGTTTCCCCATCTGCCTCCCTTTCAATCACTGCGTGCGCTAGAGGCGGCGGCCCGACACCGGAGTTTTACGCGGGCTGCCGAGGAATTGAATTTGACGCACAGTGCCGTGAGCCATCACATGCGCTCGCTCGAGCAGCAGCTCGGCACGGCGCTGTTTCGCCGCGTGGGCGCGCGGATGATTCCGACGAGTGTCGGCGCGCGTCTAGCCGAGCGAATACGCATCGGCATGTCCGAACTGGACGAAGCGTTCACCGAAGCCCGCGCCGGCACCGCGGCAGGCGCAGCCCCCAGCACGGTGCGCCTCGAAGTGAGCGTGATGACCGACCTGGCGGCCCAATGGATGATTCCGCGCCTCGCACGTTTCAGCGAGCGGCATCCGGGCATCGATCTGATGGTGCGCATCCACGCCGATATCGCCGCGCCCGATCCGTATTCGGTCGACGTCGGCGTGTGGCATCAGCGCGTCGAGGAGACGGGGTTCGTCACGCGCAAGCTGCTGGACGACTACGTCGTCGCCGTGTGCCATCCCGATCTGATCGCCCGCATACCGGACTTCACCGTGGCCGACACGCCAAAATTGCCGATGCTGCGCTTCGCGCATCGCTCCTGGCGTGACTGGCTGGTTGCCGCCGGGCTGCCGCCGCACGAACCGACGCGCGGCCCGATCTTCGACGATTCGGGCCTGCTGCTGCGCGCGGCGATTGCCGGACAGGGCGTGGCGACCACGCGCAGCCTGCTGGTGCGCGACACGCTGGCGGCCGGCGAGCTTGTGCAAATCGGCGATATCCGCATCCCGCCCAGCCTGGAGTACCACGTCAGTTGGCGGGAGAATCATCCGCGCGAGCGCGCGATTCATGCGTTCTGGCAATGGATGCAGGACGAGATCGCGGCAACGGCGCCCCTCGGCCCGCCGCTTGCGCCTGGCGGCGGGCACACCGCCTGA
- the groL gene encoding chaperonin GroEL (60 kDa chaperone family; promotes refolding of misfolded polypeptides especially under stressful conditions; forms two stacked rings of heptamers to form a barrel-shaped 14mer; ends can be capped by GroES; misfolded proteins enter the barrel where they are refolded when GroES binds), whose amino-acid sequence MAAKEVVFGDSARAKMVEGVNILANAVKVTLGPKGRNVVLERSFGGPTVTKDGVSVAKEIELKDKLQNMGAQMVKEVASKTSDNAGDGTTTATVLAQSIVREGMKYVASGMNPMDLKRGIDKAVAAAIEELRKISKPCTTNKEIAQVGSISANSDTSIGDYIAKAMDKVGKEGVITVEDGKSLQDELDVVEGMQFDRGYLSPYFINTPEKQVAILENPYVLLFDKKVSNIRDLLPVLEQVAKAGRPLLIIAEDVEGEALATLVVNNIRGILKTCAVKAPGFGDRRKAMLEDIAILTGGQVIAEEIGLTLEKATLNELGQAKRIEIGKENTIIIDGAGEAANIEARVKQIRAQIEEATSDYDREKLQERVAKLAGGVAVIKVGAATEVEMKEKKARVEDALHATRAAVEEGIVPGGGVALLRARVAVSGIKGDNADQDAGIKIVLRAMEEPLRQIVANGGEEASVVVAKVVEGKGNFGYNASTGEYGDLVEMGVVDPTKVTRTALQNAASVSGLLLTTDCAVAELPKEDAPMPGGMGDMGGMGGMGMGM is encoded by the coding sequence ATGGCAGCTAAAGAAGTCGTTTTTGGCGATTCCGCTCGTGCCAAGATGGTCGAGGGTGTCAACATCCTCGCTAACGCCGTCAAGGTGACCCTGGGCCCGAAGGGTCGCAACGTGGTGCTCGAGCGCAGCTTCGGCGGCCCGACCGTGACGAAGGACGGTGTGTCGGTCGCCAAGGAAATCGAACTCAAGGACAAGCTCCAGAACATGGGCGCGCAAATGGTCAAGGAAGTGGCTTCCAAGACCAGCGACAACGCCGGTGACGGTACCACCACCGCCACGGTGCTGGCCCAGTCGATCGTTCGCGAAGGCATGAAGTACGTTGCCTCGGGCATGAACCCGATGGACCTCAAGCGCGGTATCGACAAGGCCGTTGCCGCCGCCATCGAGGAACTGCGCAAGATCAGCAAGCCGTGCACGACGAACAAGGAAATCGCGCAAGTCGGCTCGATCTCGGCCAACAGCGACACCTCGATCGGTGACTACATCGCCAAGGCGATGGACAAGGTCGGCAAGGAAGGCGTGATCACCGTCGAAGACGGCAAGTCGCTGCAAGACGAACTGGACGTTGTCGAAGGTATGCAATTCGACCGCGGCTACCTGTCGCCGTACTTCATCAACACCCCGGAAAAGCAAGTCGCGATCCTGGAGAACCCGTACGTCCTGCTGTTCGACAAGAAGGTGTCGAACATCCGTGACCTGCTGCCGGTGCTCGAGCAAGTCGCCAAGGCCGGCCGTCCGCTGCTGATCATCGCCGAAGACGTCGAGGGCGAAGCCCTGGCAACGCTGGTGGTCAACAACATCCGCGGCATCCTGAAGACCTGCGCCGTCAAGGCTCCGGGCTTCGGCGATCGTCGCAAGGCCATGCTGGAAGACATCGCCATCCTGACGGGCGGCCAGGTCATCGCCGAAGAAATCGGTCTGACGCTGGAAAAGGCGACGCTCAACGAACTGGGCCAGGCCAAGCGTATCGAGATCGGCAAGGAAAACACCATCATCATCGACGGTGCCGGCGAGGCTGCCAACATCGAAGCGCGCGTGAAGCAAATCCGCGCCCAGATCGAAGAAGCCACGAGCGACTACGACCGTGAAAAGCTGCAAGAGCGCGTGGCCAAGCTGGCCGGCGGTGTTGCCGTGATCAAGGTCGGCGCCGCGACCGAAGTCGAAATGAAGGAAAAGAAGGCGCGCGTGGAAGACGCGCTGCACGCTACCCGCGCTGCCGTGGAAGAAGGCATCGTCCCGGGCGGTGGTGTGGCACTGCTGCGTGCTCGCGTGGCCGTCTCGGGCATCAAGGGCGACAACGCTGATCAGGACGCCGGTATCAAGATCGTCCTGCGCGCCATGGAAGAGCCGCTGCGCCAGATCGTCGCCAACGGCGGCGAAGAAGCCAGCGTGGTCGTGGCCAAGGTCGTGGAAGGCAAGGGCAACTTCGGCTACAACGCATCGACCGGCGAGTACGGCGATCTGGTCGAAATGGGCGTTGTCGACCCGACCAAGGTAACCCGCACCGCGCTGCAAAACGCCGCTTCGGTTTCGGGCCTGCTGCTCACGACCGACTGCGCCGTCGCCGAACTGCCGAAGGAAGATGCACCGATGCCGGGTGGCATGGGTGACATGGGCGGTATGGGCGGCATGGGCATGGGCATGTAA
- the groES gene encoding co-chaperone GroES yields the protein MKNLRPLHDRVIVKRLDNETKTASGIVIPDAAAEKPDQGEILAVGPGKKDDQGKSIALDVKVGDRVLFGKYAGQSVKVDGQELLVMREEDIMAVVAE from the coding sequence ATGAAGAACCTTCGTCCCTTGCATGACCGCGTTATTGTCAAGCGCCTGGACAACGAAACGAAGACCGCATCGGGCATCGTGATTCCGGACGCCGCTGCTGAAAAGCCGGATCAGGGTGAAATCCTGGCCGTCGGCCCGGGCAAGAAAGACGATCAAGGCAAGTCGATCGCACTCGACGTGAAGGTGGGCGACCGCGTTCTGTTCGGCAAGTACGCCGGCCAAAGCGTGAAGGTCGATGGCCAGGAACTCCTGGTCATGCGCGAAGAAGACATCATGGCCGTGGTGGCCGAGTAA